The Meiothermus sp. region ACAAAGGCAAGCCCTTCTTCGAGGGGCTGGTCAACTTCATCACCAGCGGGCCGGTGGTGGCGATGGTGGTGGAGGGTCCGGGGGCCATTGCCGAAATGCGCCGCCTGATGGGCGCGACCCGCCCCTGGGAAGCTGCTCCCGGCACCATCCGCGCCGACTTTGCTACCACCGTGGACGAGAACATCATCCACGGCTCCGATAGCCCCGAAAGCGCCGCCCGCGAGATCGGAATTTTCTTCAAGCCCGAAGAGATTATCTAGCGCCTGCGCCGCCGCTTGCCCTTGCCGGCGGCGGTGGGCTCGGGCAGGCCCTTGAGGCGGGCCTCGAGCGAGCGCATCTGGTCGCGCAAGGACGCGGCTTTCTCGAAGTCCAGGGCTTCAGAAGCGGCCCACATCTCGCTCTCGAGCTGCTCCAGCAGGCTTTGCAGCAGGGCTGGGTCGTCCAGGGCCACCTCGGCGGCCTCGGCCTCGTAGTCCTCGGGTTTGATCACCTTGCGCACCGATTTCTGGATGGTGGCCGGGGTGATGCCGTGTTCGGCGTTGTAGGCCTCCTGGATGGCCCGGCGGCGGTTGGTCTCATCGATGGCTGCCCGCATGGAGTCCGAAACCGTATCGGCATAGAGAAACACCTCGCCCCCTACGTTGCGGGCGGCCCGCCCAATGGTCTGGATGAGCGAGCGCTCGGAGCGCAAAAAGCCCTGCTTGTCGGCGTCCAGAATGGCCACCAGCGAGACCTCGGGCAGGTCGAGCCCCTCGCGCAGCAGGTTGATGCCCACCAGGGCGTCGAAGTAGCCCAGCCGCAGGTCGCGCAGGAGGGCCTGCCGCTCGAAGGCGTCGAGCTCGTGGTGCAGGTAGCGGGCCCGCACCCCGTGCTCGACCAGGTAGGCCGTGAGTTCCTCGGCCATGCGCACGGTCAGCACCGTGACCAGGGTGCGCTCACCCCGCGCCGCGCGGGTGCGGATGGCCCCCATCAGGTCTTCGATCTGGCCGGTGGCCGGCTTGACCGTCACCTGAGGATCCAAGAGGCCGGTGGGGCGGATGATCTGCTCCACCACCCGGCCCGAGACTTCCAGCTCGTAGGGGCCGGGAGTGGCCGATACAAACACCACCTGCCCGGCCCGCTCCAGGAACTCGCTGAAGCGCAGGGGGCGGTTGTCGAGGGCGCTGGGCAGGCGAAAGCCGTAGTCCACCAGGGTTTTCTTGCGCATGTAGTCGCCGTTGTACATGCCCCGAAGCTGCGGCACCGTCACGTGCGACTCGTCCAGGAGCACCAGGTAGTCGTCGGGAAAGTAGTCCAGCAGGGTATAGGGCGCTTCCCCCGGGGCTTTGCCCGATAGAAAGCGGCTGTAGTTCTCGATGCCGGGGCAGGTGCCCATCACCTCCAGCATCTCGAGGTCGTATAGGGTGCGCTCCTTGAGCCGCTGGGCCTCCAGCAGCTTGCCCTCGGCCTCGAACACCTTGAGCCGCTCCTCTAGCTCCCGGCGAATTTCCGGAATGGCCTGCTTCAGGCGCCATTCCGGTGTGGCGTAGTGGCTGGCCCCCAGCAGCACAAACCCCGGCAAATCTTTGAGCCGCTCGCCCGTCACCGGGTGCACCACCGTCACGCGGTCGATGGTGTTGCCAAAAAGCTCGATGCGGATGGGCTCCTGCTCGTAGGCCGGCCAGACCTCGAGCACCTCGCCTTTGGCCCGGAAGCGGCCTGCCTCCAACTGCAAATCGCCCCGCTCGTACTGCAAATCCACCAGCCGCTCGATCAGGGCTTCGCGGGGGTAGTCCTGCCCCACCTCCACAATCAGGCTCATGTTTTTGTAGTCCTCGGGGCTCCCCAGGCCATAGATGGCCGAGACCGAGGCCACCACAATCACATCCCGCCGGGTGAGCAGGCTGCGGGTGGTGGAGTGGCGCAGGCGCTCGATCTCGGGGTTGATGGCGGCGTCCTTCTCGATGAACAGGTCGCGCCCCGGCACGTAGGCCTCGGGCTGGTAGTAGTCGTAGTAGCTGATGAAGAACTCCACCGCATTCTCGGGGAATAGCTCGCGGAACTCGGCGGCCAGTTGCGCGGCCAACACCTTGTTGGGGGCCATCACCAGGGCGGGGCGGTTCAGGCGCGCGATGGTCTGGGCCATGGTCACGGTCTTGCCGGTGCCGGTAGCCCCCAGCAGGGTCACGAAGCGCTCGCCGTCCTGCAAACCCTCCACCAGCCCCTCTATGGCTTTGGGCTGGTCGCCTTTGGGTTCTGGGCCCTGGTAGCGGAACATAGACTTATAGTCTACCTTTGGCCCATATATTCTGTACAAATCAGAACACAATCCAAGCTCACCACAAGTTCGGTACACCCAAGCCCTGAATTTTGGTACGGTTATCCAAAGAGGGCTACCAGCGAGTTCTGCAGCTCAACCAGCAGTACGCAGACCTGCTGTAGACGCCGCCCTCATTGCCATTGCCGAGGAGCTGGGCGTAGGCCGGATCGCCACCCTCGACCGCCGCCACTTCGGAGCGGTGCAGGCCAAGGTTCCTCTGGTGCTGCTACCATAAAAAACCCCGCCCGGAAGGGCGGGGCTGTGCTTCAGGTCTGGTTTACCAGCTGAAGCTGTAGGAGATACGGAAGCCGTAGCTGCGGTTGTCCGTACCGCCGGAGCTGAGGTTGCCCATGTGGTAGTCCAGACCGATACCGGCATAGCGGTAGGTCAGGAGCAGACCAGTCAGGGTGAAGTTCACCGCACCGGTGTTGTCGGAGTAGATGTAGTCGGTGGTGTGGTCGTAGAGGTGGTCTTCCACGCCCAGGGTGGAGGCCGCAGCGTCGAGGCCGGTGCCCGAGTAGCTGGCGTACTTCACCGCCAGGGTGCCGCCGTTGAAGAAGAAGTTGGAGAAGCTGAGGCCAGCGTGCCAGTAGATCTCGCCCCGGCTCGCACCGCCAATGTCGGAGGTACGGTTTACGAAGCTACCCTCCAGGCTGGGGTTGATGAAGCCCAGGTTGAAGGCATCGGTCTTGAGCTGAACCCCGTACTTGAGCGCGCTGCCGCTGCTGCTACCGCCCGCGCTGTCGAAGAAGAAGAGGGGGGTGATGCCAAAGGGCCCGAACTTGGCTTCGTACTTGGCCCCAACCAGGATGTCGGAGCGGTCGTAGTCGCCCGCCGCAGCGGTCTCGAGCTGGCGGTATTCACCAAACAGATCCAGGTTCTTGATCAGGGCGTTGGAAGCCTTGCCGTCATGCGACAGCTTGAAACCATATTTGCTGTCGAAGCGGTCGCTACCGGTTTGCAGTGTATTACCCGAGTCGGTGACGTTGTAGAAGTAGCCAAACAGGCTGAAGCCGGCAAACAAGGGCACGGTAGCGTCGACGCCCAGGCTGTTGCGGATGCTGGCAGCGGTCTCAAAGAAGTCCGCATCGTGGTCGTACTGAACAGTTGCGGTCACAAAGCCCAGGCCGAGCGTTCCTTTCACCCCAAAGCCGCGCTCGTTGTCGTCGTAGGGGCGCTTGTTGTCACGGCTGGTCTGGAAGTCGATGGAGAGACCGGCGTTGTTGGCGTTGTAGCCGCTTTCCGCGAACTGCGGGTCAATGGCCCGGGCGTTGGCCTCAATGCTCAGCGGGCCAAAGCCAGTGGAGAGCTTGATGACCGAGGCCTGGTCAACTTTGGTGGAGTCGGAGAAGTCCCAATCGGCTACGGTAACCGGCTTGGTGGCTACGTACTCGGCTTCCAAGCCCAGGAAGCCAAACAGCTTGCCGTTCAGGTCGAGAGCGAAACCAGCACGACCGGTCGCTGCTTCGCGCACGTTGTACTCGGCGTAGTTCACGCCGGCGGTCAGACCCAGCAGGTTGACCGTGGAGCGCAGACCGAAGTAGTCGCGCACACCACCGGAGTTGCCACCCACGTTGAAGCCGCTGTCGCCCGTCCCGCCAAATACCACGGTGTAGGTGGGGCTGAAGGGGGCCTTGCTGGCGCTAAAGTCTACCTTGAAGCCCCGGCCCAGACCACCGGTGTAGTTGGGGTCGGCGTTGGACATGAAGTAGTTGGTGAAGCGGAAGCCGTTGAAGCGGTTGTAGGCAATGGTGAAGGGCTGGCCGTCAATGTTGCCCTTAACCGAGGCTACCATCACCTGCGGAATACCCGAGGTCACGTTCTGAGTAAAGCCGACGGTGGGCAAGGCATCCTCGAGGCGAGGGGCGCCGTCCTGGGTCCAGCGGAGCTGGATGCGGGCTTCCTGGAAGTTGAAGCCGGCGGTGCTGCCGGGGGTGCGGGCCACGGTGAAGGTGGTGATAATGCGGGCCCGGTTGTCGCCGCCGTTGTTGAAATCGGCATCGTCTACGGTCTGGCCGTTGTCGTTACCGTCCCAGTTATAGTCGTCCCAGACGTTGGGATACAGACGGCGGACGTCATAGTTGGCGCCGGTGGTGTAGTTGTAGCCGTAGCGCCCGGTAATGCTACCGGTCAGGCTGGGGCGGGTGCCCTCCACAGCTGCCAGCCGCTGGTCAAGGCCGCTCACGCGGGTATCCAGCGCGCTCACCCGGTCGGAGAGGCGCACCAGGTCGGCCCGCAGGGCGGTGGCGAACTCCTGGATGGCGCTCACGTCTTCTTTGTTGGCGAAGCTGTCGAAGTCCACGTCGCCCAGTTGCTTCTCGAGGGCGGTCACCCGGTCTTGCAGGCTGAGCACGTCCTGGTTCAAGAGCACGGCCAGCTCGTTGAGGGCGCGGATGCTGTCGGCGTCGGCCTCAACCTGGGTCTTGAGGGAGGCCACATCGCCCTCTACGGCATCCAGACGCTCGGCCAGCACCTGGGCCTGGGCCAAAGCGGTGTCGGCGGCTACCGAGGCAGCCTCGACGCGGTCGGCCAGGTCGGCCAGGGCGGCTTCGTCCATGCCACCTTGGGGCTGGGCGGTCTTGAGCCCTTCGATGGCGGCCTCGAGGCGGGCGATGTCGTCCTTGGTCGCGGCGTTGTCTTCCAGGGCCGAGACGCGCACGCCCAGGGCAGCCAGCTCGGCGGCCAGCTCCTGCACCGCGTTGCGGATAGCGGTCAGGTCTTCATCGCTCAGGCCACCGCCTTGGCCTTGACCCTTAACGCACTCGCCGCCTTGCTGAATCTCGTTGAGCAAGCGCTGGAAGATGAGGGCGGCCTGGTAGCGGGTCAGGTTGGTATTGCCACGGAATGTCCCATCGGGGAAGCCCGTGATAAGACCGCAGGCTGCGATGCGCTCGACGGCTTCTTTGGCCCAGTGTCCGGCGGGTACGTCGGAGAACTGTGCCTGACCGAAGCCGAGACCGAGCACGGTCAGCAACCCAGCCAAGTAAACAACTAGCTTCTTCTTCATTCTGCCTCCTCAAACTCTCATGGAGCAGCCAGATGGATGCCCCACAAGAACCCAATGTTGCGGAGGCGCAGGATTTTTTGTGCGGGGCGAGTTGCCGTGTTTCCTCTCCCAAAAAACCCTTGCATCCGCAACGGACGCCCGGTAAGAGATCAGCCCACCCATGGGGCTCAAAAAGCTCTCACCTTGCGCATCCGGGGGGCATCATACCTGCGTATTTGCCGGGCTGTCAAGTATGAAAGGGCCTGCAGACGAAAAAACCGTACAATGTAGAGGGGTTTATTAACCCCAGAAAGGAGGCCAGACTACAAAGCGAGGAGCGCAGGGGGTAAGCAGCTGGTAGCCTGGAGCCTGTGGCCTGTGGAAAAAAATAGCTTGAATCCACAAGCCACATGCCGCCAACCACGAGCGTCTTACCTTACGAGGTGGCGGTCTCTTGATAGAGATAAGCAGCAAGCTGCGAAAGATCGAAGTTCCGCGGATGCCGCCAGGGCGTGAACCCCGCCCTCTCCGCTGGCCCCCAGAAAACCGGGGCCAGACCAGCTCTACGGGAAAGCCGGTCGCGCGAGCGCCGGACAACCAAGGGGCAGGGTTCAACGGGAATCAGACGATTGAGGCGTAGCCAGATCTGCCTGGCCTTGTACCTGCTTGTTGGGGAGACAGGGCGGGGCCGGTTTGGTGCAAAAACAGGGGGGTTGGCCTCCTGTTTGGTCTATGGTTGATACAGGGTTGTCTCGAGCAGGCAAAAAGATTGTGAGGTTTTAGTCATGTGTGGAATCGTGGGATATGTGGGTTTTCGGGAAGCATCGGACGTAATTCTGGACGGGCTCAAGCGGCTGGAGTACCGGGGCTACGACTCGGCGGGCATCGCGGTTAAGGCCAACGGGCACCTCGAGGTAGTAAAGAAGGCGGGCAAGCTTCAGGTGCTGGCCGATAGCCTGAAGGAGCACCGCCTGAACGGCACGTTTGGGGTGGGGCATACCCGCTGGGCCACCCACGGGGCCCCCACCGACCCCAACGCCCACCCCCACGCCACCGAGCGGGGCGAGATTGTGGTGATCCACAACGGCATCATCGAGAACTATCTGCCCCTCAAGGAGGGCCTCATCGCGCGGGGGCACACCTTTACCTCCGAGACCGACTCCGAGGTGCTGGCCCACCTGATCGAGGAAAAATACCGCGGCGACCTGGTGGAGGCGGTACGGCTGGCCCTCTCGGAGGCCTACGGGGCCTATGCGCTGGTGGTGGCCCACCAAGACCACGAGGAGATTGTGGTAGCCCGCACCGTGAGCCCGCTGGTGATCGGACTGGGGGAAGGCGAGAACTTCGTGGCCTCAGACGTGCCGGCCCTTTTGCCGTATACCCGCCGGGTGATTTTCCTGCATGACGGGGATATGGCAGTGGTGCGGCGCGAGGGGGTCGAGGTGACCGACCTGGCCGGGAACCCGGTGGAGCGCGAGGTGGTGACGGTGGACTGGAGCCTCGAGGCCGCCGAGAAGGGCGGGCACCCCCACTACATGCTCAAGGAAATCTACGAGCAGCCCCGGGTGCTGGAGAACACCCTGGGGGGCCGCCTCTACGAAGAAGAGGCGGGGGTGGAGCTGGGCCTCAAGCTCGAGCCCACCCGCTACGACAAGGTGCACATTGTGGCCTGCGGCACGGCCTACTACGCGGCCTGGGTGGGGAAGTATCTGCTGGAGGCTTTGGCCCGGGTGCCGGTGGAGATTGACGTAGCCTCCGAGTACCGCTACCGCGACCCGGTGGTGGACGACAAAACCCTGGCCATCTGCATCAGCCAGTCGGGCGAGACCATTGACACCCTCGAGGCCATCCGCGAGGCCAAGCGGAAGGGGGCGGGTACCCTGGGGGTTATCAACGCCAAGGGGAGCAGCATCACCCGCGAGGTGGACGATACCCTCTACATCCACGCTGGCCCGGAGATTGGGGTGGCCTCGACCAAGGCCTATATCGCCATGCTGGCGGCCATGGCCATGCTGGCGGTGTGGATGGGCCGGGCCAAAGGTACGCTGGACGAAAAAACCGCGCGGGAACTCCTGGGCGAGATGCGCAAGCTGCCCCGGCTGGTGGAGGAAGCCCTGGAGCAGCGCCCCCACATCGCCCACATTGCCGAGAAGTACCACCAGGCCCAG contains the following coding sequences:
- the ndk gene encoding nucleoside-diphosphate kinase, giving the protein MERTYIMVKPDGVRRGLTGEIINRIERKGFKIVAMKKMVIARETAETHYGEHKGKPFFEGLVNFITSGPVVAMVVEGPGAIAEMRRLMGATRPWEAAPGTIRADFATTVDENIIHGSDSPESAAREIGIFFKPEEII
- the uvrB gene encoding excinuclease ABC subunit UvrB; translation: MFRYQGPEPKGDQPKAIEGLVEGLQDGERFVTLLGATGTGKTVTMAQTIARLNRPALVMAPNKVLAAQLAAEFRELFPENAVEFFISYYDYYQPEAYVPGRDLFIEKDAAINPEIERLRHSTTRSLLTRRDVIVVASVSAIYGLGSPEDYKNMSLIVEVGQDYPREALIERLVDLQYERGDLQLEAGRFRAKGEVLEVWPAYEQEPIRIELFGNTIDRVTVVHPVTGERLKDLPGFVLLGASHYATPEWRLKQAIPEIRRELEERLKVFEAEGKLLEAQRLKERTLYDLEMLEVMGTCPGIENYSRFLSGKAPGEAPYTLLDYFPDDYLVLLDESHVTVPQLRGMYNGDYMRKKTLVDYGFRLPSALDNRPLRFSEFLERAGQVVFVSATPGPYELEVSGRVVEQIIRPTGLLDPQVTVKPATGQIEDLMGAIRTRAARGERTLVTVLTVRMAEELTAYLVEHGVRARYLHHELDAFERQALLRDLRLGYFDALVGINLLREGLDLPEVSLVAILDADKQGFLRSERSLIQTIGRAARNVGGEVFLYADTVSDSMRAAIDETNRRRAIQEAYNAEHGITPATIQKSVRKVIKPEDYEAEAAEVALDDPALLQSLLEQLESEMWAASEALDFEKAASLRDQMRSLEARLKGLPEPTAAGKGKRRRRR
- a CDS encoding S-layer homology domain-containing protein, whose product is MKKKLVVYLAGLLTVLGLGFGQAQFSDVPAGHWAKEAVERIAACGLITGFPDGTFRGNTNLTRYQAALIFQRLLNEIQQGGECVKGQGQGGGLSDEDLTAIRNAVQELAAELAALGVRVSALEDNAATKDDIARLEAAIEGLKTAQPQGGMDEAALADLADRVEAASVAADTALAQAQVLAERLDAVEGDVASLKTQVEADADSIRALNELAVLLNQDVLSLQDRVTALEKQLGDVDFDSFANKEDVSAIQEFATALRADLVRLSDRVSALDTRVSGLDQRLAAVEGTRPSLTGSITGRYGYNYTTGANYDVRRLYPNVWDDYNWDGNDNGQTVDDADFNNGGDNRARIITTFTVARTPGSTAGFNFQEARIQLRWTQDGAPRLEDALPTVGFTQNVTSGIPQVMVASVKGNIDGQPFTIAYNRFNGFRFTNYFMSNADPNYTGGLGRGFKVDFSASKAPFSPTYTVVFGGTGDSGFNVGGNSGGVRDYFGLRSTVNLLGLTAGVNYAEYNVREAATGRAGFALDLNGKLFGFLGLEAEYVATKPVTVADWDFSDSTKVDQASVIKLSTGFGPLSIEANARAIDPQFAESGYNANNAGLSIDFQTSRDNKRPYDDNERGFGVKGTLGLGFVTATVQYDHDADFFETAASIRNSLGVDATVPLFAGFSLFGYFYNVTDSGNTLQTGSDRFDSKYGFKLSHDGKASNALIKNLDLFGEYRQLETAAAGDYDRSDILVGAKYEAKFGPFGITPLFFFDSAGGSSSGSALKYGVQLKTDAFNLGFINPSLEGSFVNRTSDIGGASRGEIYWHAGLSFSNFFFNGGTLAVKYASYSGTGLDAAASTLGVEDHLYDHTTDYIYSDNTGAVNFTLTGLLLTYRYAGIGLDYHMGNLSSGGTDNRSYGFRISYSFSW
- the glmS gene encoding glutamine--fructose-6-phosphate transaminase (isomerizing) codes for the protein MCGIVGYVGFREASDVILDGLKRLEYRGYDSAGIAVKANGHLEVVKKAGKLQVLADSLKEHRLNGTFGVGHTRWATHGAPTDPNAHPHATERGEIVVIHNGIIENYLPLKEGLIARGHTFTSETDSEVLAHLIEEKYRGDLVEAVRLALSEAYGAYALVVAHQDHEEIVVARTVSPLVIGLGEGENFVASDVPALLPYTRRVIFLHDGDMAVVRREGVEVTDLAGNPVEREVVTVDWSLEAAEKGGHPHYMLKEIYEQPRVLENTLGGRLYEEEAGVELGLKLEPTRYDKVHIVACGTAYYAAWVGKYLLEALARVPVEIDVASEYRYRDPVVDDKTLAICISQSGETIDTLEAIREAKRKGAGTLGVINAKGSSITREVDDTLYIHAGPEIGVASTKAYIAMLAAMAMLAVWMGRAKGTLDEKTARELLGEMRKLPRLVEEALEQRPHIAHIAEKYHQAQDYLFLGRHIQAPTAYEGALKLKEISYIHAEAYPAGEMKHGPIALIDERLPVVVLATQSPFYEKTVSNIQEVRARGGRVIAVATEGDTEVQKFAQDVIYVPKIHHLLAPVVSVVPLQLLAYETAVDLGRDVDQPRNLAKSVTVE